A section of the Malania oleifera isolate guangnan ecotype guangnan chromosome 2, ASM2987363v1, whole genome shotgun sequence genome encodes:
- the LOC131149268 gene encoding scarecrow-like protein 3 has translation MAPAFQDEGSSSVTSSPLQFFSMMSLSPSLGSPYPWLRELKSEERGLYLIHLLLTCANQVAAGSLENANISLEQISQLASPEGDTMQRIAAYFTAALADRVLKTWPGLHKALNSTKISLVSEEILVRKLFFELCPFLKLAFVMTNQAIIESMEGEKMIHIIDLNSAEPAQWIALLQVLSARPEGPPHMRITGIHPQKEVLEQMAHRLTEEAEKLDIPFQFNPIVSRLENLDVEKLRVKTGEALAISSVLQLHSLLASEDELRQKRSPLASKNANGVHLHRVLQMNQNTLGEFIEKDRGNGNSASADSTLSSPPASSISTKMDSFLSALWGLSPKLMVVTEQDSNHNGSALMERLLEALYFYAALFDCLESTLSRTSMERLKVEKMLYGEEIKNIIACEGAERKERHEKLDKWIQRLDIAGFGNVPLSYYSMLQARQLLQSYGCNGYKIKEENGCVVICWQDRALFSVSGWKCRK, from the coding sequence ATGGCACCAGCGTTTCAAGACGAGGGATCCTCGTCTGTGACTTCATCCCCTCTTCAATTTTTCTCAATGATGTCACTCTCACCGAGCTTAGGATCACCATATCCATGGCTTAGAGAGCTAAAATCTGAGGAGAGGGGTTTGTATTTAATCCATCTATTGCTCACCTGTGCAAATCAAGTAGCAGCCGGTAGCCTTGAAAATGCAAATATCAGCCTTGAACAAATCTCCCAACTCGCCTCTCCTGAAGGGGATACAATGCAGCGAATTGCTGCGTATTTTACCGCGGCACTTGCTGATCGGGTCCTCAAAACCTGGCCTGGTCTCCACAAGGCCCTTAATTCCACCAAGATATCTTTGGTTTCCGAAGAGATTCTTGTTCGGAAGCTGTTTTTTGAGCTTTGTCCATTCTTGAAGCTGGCTTTTGTGATGACAAATCAAGCTATTATCGAATCCATGGAAGGGGAGAAGATGATTCATATAATTGATCTTAATTCAGCTGAACCTGCACAGTGGATAGCTCTTCTTCAAGTCCTGAGTGCACGGCCAGAGGGGCCGCCGCATATGAGAATTACAGGGATTCATCCACAGAAGGAGGTCTTGGAGCAAATGGCTCATAGGTTGACTGAAGAAGCTGAAAAATTGGACATCCCATTTCAGTTCAATCCCATAGTTAGCAGACTGGAGAATCTTGATGTTGAGAAGCTGCGTGTTAAAACCGGGGAGGCTCTAGCAATCAGCTCAGTTCTGCAACTGCATTCCCTTTTAGCCTCTGAGGATGAGCTCCGTCAGAAAAGATCCCCTCTAGCATCAAAGAATGCAAATGGGGTTCACTTGCATAGAGTCCTACAAATGAACCAAAACACATTAGGCGAGTTTATTGAGAAAGATCGGGGTAATGGGAATAGTGCGAGCGCTGACTCGACTTTGTCATCTCCCCCAGCTTCATCTATTTCGACGAAGATGGATAGTTTTCTTAGTGCTCTTTGGGGATTATCACCAAAGCTCATGGTGGTGACGGAGCAAGATTCTAACCATAATGGATCAGCTCTGATGGAGAGACTGCTGGAAGCTTTGTATTTTTATGCTGCACTGTTCGATTGTTTGGAATCTACCTTGTCAAGAACTTCCATGGAGCGGTTGAAGGTTGAGAAGATGCTATATGGAGAGGAAATCAAGAACATTATTGCATGTGAAGGAGCCGAGAGAAAGGAAAGACATGAAAAACTGGACAAGTGGATTCAGAGGCTTGATATAGCCGGGTTTGGAAACGTGCCTTTGAGCTATTACTCTATGTTGCAAGCAAGGCAATTGTTGCAGAGTTACGGTTGCAATGGATATAAAATCAAGGAAGAGAACGGCTGTGTGGTGATCTGTTGGCAAGATCGAGCCTTATTTTCAGTATCAGGTTGGAAGTGTAGGAAGTGA